A window of Exiguobacterium sp. FSL W8-0210 contains these coding sequences:
- a CDS encoding BMP family lipoprotein: MEKKQVIVSMMSVATVGLAACGGSGEKADQKDQFSVAMVADKGGIDDKSFNQSAWEGLQAYGKDNKLQKNEGFSYLQSKSQQDYQPNLSRLARGGEDLVFGIGNTFNEDIKTVADQFKDTQFAIIDNVVEGKNVTSITFKENEGAYLAGIVAAMETKKDHIGFVGGMKMDVIERFRAGFEAGAKSVNPKIKIDVQYAEDFAAPEKGQAIAAGMYGKGADIIFPAAGGTGNGVFTEAKNRKKNGENVSVIGVDRDQKEEGMPEDVTMTSVIKRVDRAVEDTANAAKDGKLEGGKTIRYGLKEDGVDIVPSEKISKKTLTALEKAKSDVVSGKIEVPEQ; encoded by the coding sequence ATGGAGAAGAAACAGGTAATCGTATCGATGATGTCAGTAGCGACGGTTGGTCTTGCTGCTTGTGGTGGTTCAGGTGAGAAAGCCGATCAAAAAGATCAATTCTCTGTTGCGATGGTAGCCGATAAGGGTGGTATCGATGATAAATCGTTCAACCAATCCGCTTGGGAAGGTCTGCAAGCGTACGGTAAAGACAACAAACTTCAAAAGAATGAAGGGTTCTCTTATCTACAATCTAAATCGCAACAAGATTATCAACCGAATCTATCGCGTCTTGCTCGTGGGGGAGAAGATTTAGTTTTCGGAATCGGGAACACGTTCAATGAGGATATCAAAACAGTTGCTGATCAATTCAAAGACACACAATTCGCAATCATCGATAACGTCGTTGAAGGAAAGAACGTCACGTCGATCACATTCAAGGAAAATGAAGGAGCATATCTTGCAGGGATCGTTGCTGCAATGGAGACGAAAAAAGATCATATCGGTTTCGTTGGTGGGATGAAGATGGACGTCATCGAGCGTTTCCGTGCCGGTTTTGAAGCAGGTGCTAAGTCCGTCAATCCGAAGATTAAAATCGATGTCCAATATGCGGAAGACTTCGCAGCTCCAGAAAAAGGTCAAGCGATCGCAGCTGGAATGTATGGTAAAGGCGCAGATATCATCTTCCCAGCAGCAGGTGGTACAGGAAATGGTGTCTTCACAGAGGCGAAGAACCGTAAGAAAAACGGTGAAAATGTCTCAGTCATTGGTGTCGACCGAGACCAAAAAGAAGAGGGTATGCCGGAAGATGTTACGATGACTTCTGTCATCAAACGTGTCGACCGTGCAGTCGAAGATACAGCAAACGCAGCGAAGGATGGTAAACTCGAGGGCGGCAAAACGATTCGTTATGGTCTGAAAGAAGATGGAGTTGATATCGTACCATCTGAAAAGATTTCGAAGAAGACGTTGACTGCGCTTGAGAAAGCAAAATCAGATGTCGTTTCTGGAAAAATCGAAGTACCTGAGCAATAA
- a CDS encoding DNA translocase FtsK, with protein sequence MATTKRKPVRKKTPPRKRPAAKKQRQPIAYRTYATIIAIVSLLAFVLAFGEFGKVGLTLADGGERLIGQFGSLLYGGIGAVLLLLLSNASRAQKWAWSMLLMGSVVWIDLLLGAPRGILNGWLYQNAAYYISSAGAFLIGLFFIGTAVHILRPSFYGELWLGLRERAEEFRNRERTPRPRVEKELKAKPVREKKTKTLRPATVEEPIETEQEAEDPSVNIQDVPIIGFTDHVEPQAAETQGPLTMTETPDGYQLPSLDLLAEPTSKDLSGENKRLKDNATKLIATLKSFGIGAKVLKIHLGPSVTKYEIEPKQGIKLSRITGLADDLALALAAKDIRIEAPIPGKAAVGIEVPNREVAMVSLREVLGAESVQSDSDRLLVALGRSISGETVTAKLNKMPHVLVAGSTGSGKSVCINGMIVSILMRARPDEVRLMMIDPKMVELNVYNGIPHLLAPVVTDPKKAAQALKQVVSEMERRYEIFSQNGARNIEGYNALIDKMNAEEKVHQRLPYIVVIVDELADLMMVASNEVEDAIMRLAQMARAAGIHMVIATQRPSVDIITGVIKANIPSRIAFSVSSATDSRTILDTGGADKLLGRGDMLLLGNGMNKPVRVQGAFLSDEEVEKVVNHVISQQKAQYVEAMIPKDVPEGETEVDDPLYDEVVQFILTQETASTSMIQRKYRIGYNRAARLIDALEENGLIGPSEGSKPRRVMGR encoded by the coding sequence ATGGCGACGACGAAACGAAAACCTGTACGAAAAAAAACGCCGCCACGGAAACGACCGGCAGCGAAGAAACAACGTCAGCCGATTGCGTATCGTACATATGCGACCATCATCGCAATCGTCTCATTACTAGCTTTCGTTCTCGCTTTCGGGGAGTTCGGGAAAGTCGGACTGACGCTAGCCGATGGAGGAGAGCGGTTAATTGGTCAGTTCGGTTCCTTATTATATGGTGGAATCGGTGCTGTGCTACTTTTACTCCTCTCGAATGCGTCGCGTGCTCAGAAATGGGCATGGTCGATGTTACTGATGGGTTCAGTCGTCTGGATTGATCTATTGCTCGGAGCACCGCGTGGCATTCTCAATGGATGGCTCTATCAAAACGCAGCTTATTATATTTCGAGCGCGGGTGCCTTCTTGATTGGTCTGTTCTTCATCGGAACGGCCGTTCATATCCTACGCCCATCGTTTTATGGTGAGCTGTGGCTTGGGCTCCGGGAACGTGCAGAAGAGTTTCGCAATCGTGAACGAACACCACGTCCTCGTGTCGAAAAAGAGTTGAAAGCGAAACCAGTTCGTGAGAAAAAAACGAAGACGTTGCGACCAGCAACTGTCGAGGAACCGATCGAAACGGAACAGGAAGCAGAAGATCCTTCCGTTAACATTCAAGATGTTCCGATCATCGGTTTCACGGATCATGTTGAACCGCAAGCAGCGGAGACACAAGGACCGTTGACGATGACAGAGACACCCGACGGTTATCAATTGCCGTCGCTTGATTTGTTAGCAGAACCAACATCAAAAGACTTGTCCGGTGAGAACAAACGACTGAAGGACAATGCGACGAAATTGATTGCGACCTTAAAGTCATTCGGGATCGGAGCAAAAGTCTTAAAGATTCATCTCGGACCAAGTGTTACGAAGTACGAGATTGAACCAAAACAAGGAATCAAGCTTAGTCGAATCACGGGACTCGCCGATGACTTAGCGCTAGCGTTAGCCGCAAAAGATATCCGGATCGAAGCACCGATTCCGGGTAAAGCGGCTGTTGGAATCGAGGTGCCGAACCGTGAAGTCGCCATGGTATCACTTCGAGAAGTACTAGGAGCGGAGAGCGTCCAATCCGACAGCGATCGTTTGCTCGTTGCACTCGGACGAAGCATTTCTGGTGAGACGGTGACAGCGAAGTTGAATAAGATGCCACACGTCTTAGTTGCCGGTTCGACGGGTTCCGGTAAATCGGTCTGTATCAATGGGATGATTGTCTCGATATTGATGCGGGCACGACCGGATGAAGTCCGCTTGATGATGATTGACCCGAAAATGGTCGAATTGAATGTCTACAACGGCATTCCGCACCTCTTAGCGCCCGTCGTCACCGATCCTAAAAAAGCGGCACAGGCATTAAAACAGGTCGTCTCGGAAATGGAACGCCGTTATGAGATCTTCAGTCAAAACGGAGCGCGCAACATCGAAGGCTACAATGCACTGATTGATAAGATGAACGCAGAGGAGAAAGTGCATCAACGATTACCTTACATCGTTGTCATCGTCGATGAGTTAGCTGACTTGATGATGGTCGCGTCAAACGAAGTCGAAGATGCGATCATGCGACTTGCACAAATGGCGCGAGCAGCAGGAATTCATATGGTCATTGCGACGCAGCGTCCGAGTGTTGACATCATCACCGGTGTCATCAAGGCGAATATCCCGTCGCGGATCGCATTCAGTGTATCAAGTGCGACCGACTCACGGACGATTCTTGATACAGGAGGCGCTGATAAATTGCTCGGACGAGGAGATATGTTGTTACTTGGTAACGGCATGAACAAACCGGTCCGCGTACAAGGAGCCTTTTTATCGGACGAAGAAGTCGAGAAGGTCGTCAATCATGTCATCAGTCAGCAAAAGGCACAGTATGTTGAAGCGATGATTCCAAAAGATGTACCAGAGGGCGAAACAGAGGTCGACGATCCACTTTACGATGAGGTCGTCCAGTTCATTCTGACACAAGAGACGGCATCAACGTCGATGATTCAACGAAAGTACCGCATCGGTTACAACCGAGCTGCCCGTCTTATTGATGCGTTAGAAGAAAACGGTCTAATTGGTCCATCTGAAGGATCTAAACCACGTCGCGTCATGGGACGTTAA
- a CDS encoding ribonuclease J, translated as MSKKKTEKVSVFALGGAGEIGKNMYVVELDEDIFVIDAGLMFPGDEMLGIDKVIPDISYLKENKERIQGIFITHGHEDHIGALSYVLRDLKVPVYGTRLTLGLIEHKLKEAGLLKKADLRPIDAKTKLTVAGHFITFFRVNHSIPDAVGVCIQTSQGAIVHTGDFKFDYTPVDGKQADFGKIAAIGQRGVLCLLSDSTNAERPGMSGSESIVGSELNDVIYEAPGRVIVASFASNIHRLQQVFAAAEANNRKVAVVGRSMVNNVEVAQRLNYLRFKQKTLIDLSDINRLDDNQVVILTTGSQGEPMAALTRMARNAHKQVNIRLNDTVVVAASPIPGNEKSVSKTIDLLFRAGANVIYNQRKVHVSGHGHAEDLKLMLNLIKPKFFLPIHGEFRMQKAHSRLAQTVGVNANNIFIIENGDVVEFEKRKARMSRKVNAGNVLIDGIGVGDVGNIVLRDRRLLSQDGVVLCVITISRKNKTIVSGPEIISRGFVYMRESEDMINEANRIVAKQLQGKLNGELDWTEMKSLIRDKLSAYLYEQTKRRPMILPIIMEI; from the coding sequence GTGTCAAAGAAGAAGACGGAAAAAGTAAGCGTCTTTGCTCTTGGTGGCGCCGGTGAGATCGGGAAGAACATGTACGTCGTCGAACTCGACGAGGACATCTTCGTCATCGATGCCGGGTTGATGTTCCCAGGAGATGAGATGCTTGGAATCGATAAAGTCATTCCAGACATCAGTTATTTAAAAGAAAACAAAGAGCGGATTCAGGGGATTTTCATTACCCATGGTCACGAGGATCATATCGGGGCACTCAGTTACGTCTTGCGTGACTTAAAAGTACCGGTTTACGGAACACGTTTGACGCTCGGTTTGATTGAACACAAATTAAAAGAAGCCGGTTTATTGAAAAAGGCAGATCTTCGTCCAATTGATGCCAAGACGAAATTAACCGTTGCAGGTCATTTTATTACGTTCTTCCGGGTCAACCACTCGATTCCGGATGCAGTCGGGGTATGTATTCAAACATCTCAAGGTGCGATCGTCCATACAGGGGATTTCAAGTTCGATTACACACCAGTTGATGGAAAACAGGCGGATTTCGGGAAGATTGCAGCAATTGGTCAACGGGGAGTGCTTTGCTTACTGTCTGACTCAACGAATGCAGAGCGACCAGGGATGTCTGGATCAGAATCGATCGTCGGTTCTGAACTGAACGACGTCATCTATGAGGCACCAGGTCGTGTCATCGTCGCTTCATTCGCTTCGAACATTCATCGTCTACAACAAGTGTTTGCGGCAGCAGAAGCGAACAATCGAAAAGTAGCGGTCGTCGGTCGTAGCATGGTCAATAACGTCGAAGTGGCACAGCGTCTGAATTATTTACGCTTCAAACAGAAAACATTGATTGATCTATCTGACATCAACCGCCTCGACGATAACCAAGTCGTCATCTTGACGACAGGATCGCAAGGTGAGCCGATGGCAGCCTTGACACGAATGGCGCGTAATGCACATAAGCAAGTCAATATTCGCTTGAACGATACGGTCGTCGTTGCGGCTTCGCCGATTCCAGGTAACGAAAAGTCGGTTTCGAAAACGATCGATCTCTTATTCCGTGCCGGTGCGAATGTCATTTACAACCAACGGAAAGTACACGTGTCCGGTCACGGTCATGCGGAAGATCTGAAGCTGATGCTAAACTTGATCAAACCGAAATTCTTCCTACCGATTCACGGAGAATTCCGGATGCAAAAGGCACACAGTCGTCTCGCACAGACGGTTGGCGTCAATGCGAACAACATCTTCATTATCGAGAATGGGGATGTCGTTGAATTCGAGAAGCGCAAAGCACGGATGTCGCGCAAAGTGAACGCCGGAAACGTCTTGATCGACGGAATCGGTGTGGGTGATGTCGGAAACATCGTTCTTCGTGATCGTCGCTTGTTATCGCAAGACGGTGTCGTCCTTTGTGTCATTACGATCAGCCGGAAAAACAAAACGATCGTCTCGGGACCGGAAATCATCTCTCGCGGATTCGTCTACATGCGTGAATCAGAGGATATGATCAACGAAGCGAACCGAATCGTTGCGAAACAACTACAAGGTAAATTAAACGGAGAATTGGATTGGACGGAGATGAAGTCGTTGATTCGAGATAAACTGAGTGCTTATCTCTATGAACAGACGAAACGCCGCCCGATGATTCTTCCGATCATCATGGAGATTTAA